The sequence ctggtcttgaactcctgacctcgtggtctgcccacctcggcctcccaaggtgctgggattacaggtgtgagccaccgtgcctggccttccatCCCTACTTCTCACCAAGTCtgcaaagaataataaaaatgaggcagcccagcctggccaacatggtgaaatcctgtctctactaaaaatacaaaaattagccaggtgtggtggtgcatgtgtgtaatcccagctattcaggaggctgaggcagtagaattgcttgaaaccaggaggcagaggttgccgtgagctgagatgcaccattgcactccagcctgggcacaagagtgaaacgctgtctcaaaaataaaaagaggcagcacttaaatttttttaattgacaaaaattgtatatttttatcatGTACAGCACATGGCTTTGAAATacgtatacattgtggaatggctaactCAAGCTAATTAATACATACATCACTTTAcatactatattattattattattattataattattgagacagaatttcgctccaTGCATCcgctgcctcctggattcagatgattctcccgccttagcctcccgagtagctgagattacaggtatgcgccaccacacctggctaatttggatttttaatagagacggcatttctccatgttggtcaggctggtctcaaactcccgacctcaggtgatctgcccacctcagcctcccaaagtgctgggattacaggcgtgagccccaccgtgcccaggttttctttctttcttttttttttttttttaagacaaagtttcgctcttgttgctcaggctggagtgcagtgcgcaatctcagctcactgcaacctccacctcctgggttcaagcgattctcctgcctcagcctccagagtagctgggattacagcacctgccaccacgcctggctgatgtttgtatttttagtagagacagggtttcaccatgttggccaggctggtctagaactcctgacctcgtgatccgctcacctcggtctcccaaagtgctgggattacaggcgtgagccactgtgcccggccagcaattttctttctttcttttttttttaaagacagagtctccctctgtcacctaggctggagtgcaggctcactgcaacttccgcctccctggttcaagtgataccccagtctcagccccctgagtagctgggattgcaggcatgaaccaccacgcctggataatttttgtatttttagtagagatgcggtttcaccacgttggccagggctgttcttgaactcctgacctcaagtgtttcaccaaccttggcctcccaaagtgctgggattacagacctgagccatgTGCAGCCAACTGTGCAATTTTCAAGAAGACAGTACATTGTAATTAACTATGTATAGTTACCAAGTTGTACAGTGGATCTCTTGAACCTAGACCTCCTGTCTAAGTGAAACTTTGCATTTGATCAAGAACTTCTTAACTCTGAGgccatttatttttgttagaattttaatctttatttttatctttattatctaACCCTTTCTGTAGGATTTTCCTAGCACAGCAAAAGAGGCCAAAATCCGGaaatcattgaaaaaaaaattaaaggtggAAAAAGGGGAAACGTCCCTGCAAAGTTCTGAGACACATCCTCCTGAAGTGGCCCTTCCCCCTGCGGAGGGGCCGCCTGCCCTGGAAGATTCCACTGCTCTCCTTGAGGGAGTTAATACAGTTGTGGTGACAACTTCTGCCCCAGAGGCTTTGCTGGCCTCCTGGGCGAGAATTTCGGCCAGGGCGAGGACGCCAGAGGCAGTGGAATCTCCACAAGAGGCCTGTGGTAAGCCCAACACGAAGAGCTTATTCTGGTCCAGTGGGGAAATAAGCTTAGTAGAGATTAATGCCTGATATATTTTTAGGGTATATCAAAATGCCTTTGAGGGCCGGCGATTCCTGGACCCTGCCCACAGAGTTTCTAATTCAGGTCTAGGACAGGACCTgagcatttgcatttctttctttttttttttgagtcagagtttcgttcttgttgcccaggctagagtgcagtggtgcgatcttggctcaccacaacctcaacctcccgggttccagcaattcgcctgcttcagccttcctgagtagctgggattacaggcaggcgcaaccatgcccggctaattttgtatttttagtagagacgggttttctccatgttggtcaggctggtctcaaactcctgacctcagatgatccgcctgcctcggcctcccagaatgctgggattacaggtgtgagccactgcacccagcgagAGTTTGCATTTCTCAGTTTTCCGGGCAGCAGTAAGGatgctggtctggggaccacagtttgagaaccactgctttaaatgATTGATGGCATCAGAAGAGGATAgcagtttggttttctttctttcccctttaaGCAATTTAAAAGTAAGATCTAAAATTAATTGCCTGCAGCTGAGCCCCAGAATGGCATtaataagttatttaaaatatttcccagtGTTTTCATTGTAAAATGGGCGATACCTAGCTTATATGTTGTAAGAATTacagaaaatacaacaaaagaaGACAATAAACTGTTTAGCACAATCCAATGTGTGTTCAGAGCTGGGGCCCCTGAGCTTGTTTCATGAAGCCCTTTCCAGACACTCTGGGTTAGTCTTTCTACCATCTGCCCACCTACAACTATACTACTTCCAactagatttatttatttgtttgtttgtttgtttatttgagacggagtcttgctctgtcgcccaggctgtagtacagtggtgtgatcatggctcactgcgagctccgcctcccaggttcacgccattctcctgcctcattctcccaagtagctgggactacaggcgcccgccgccacgcccggctaatttgtatttttagtagagacggggtttcacagtgttagccaggatggtctcgatatcctgacctcatgatccgcccgccttggcctcccaaactgctgggattacaggcatgagccaccgtgccccgcctagATTTTTAAGTTTTAACAGGAACTGTCTTGTATGCTTTTCTAAAggagaacagaatagagaagagGTTAAGTTAGGATTTCAGGGTTCACGTCTTGGAGTTGGTCAATCAAGGGTGATGGGCCATAATGCAGCCTTACATCGGTATGTCATCCTGGTGTGTGGGTGCCTGTCTCTCTCCTTCGCCAGGTGTCAGGTGGTGTGTGGTCCATGGGAAAAGTCTCCCTGCAGACACAGATGGTTGGGTTCACCTGCAGTTTCATGCTGGTCAAGCCTGGGTTCCAGAAAAGCAAGAAGGGAGAGTGAGTGCACTCTTCTTGCTTCCTGCCTCCAATTTTCCACCCCCGCATCTTGAAGACAATATGTTGTGCCCCAAATGTGTTCACAGGTAATTACCTGATGCTTTTCTACAAACTAAAAGTGGGTGCTGGATTTTCAATTGCAGAAAGTCAAGATACACATTAATCTTATATAGCCATGTATTTCAAGCTCAAATTGTCAGTAAAGAGTTTCAAGAAAATCATTACTCAGTTAAGTTTATCCCCAGGAAACAGAAAGCATTTCTGTGTCAGGGTTTAACGCTTCTACCTGGAGACACAGAATTCTGGGAGCAACAAACATTGTATAATTACTATATTCAAAGTGTATGCCCTACACAGAAATAATGACTAGTAGAAAAGCTCTTCCTTTAAGTAGCCTACAGTCTAAACAGGGATGGTGCACATACAAACACCTGGAATAACGTGAATATCAAAGAAGAGATTCCTTAAGTTAAGGGAAGAATTGACTAGATCGGTAATTTCTCAGCcagggaaacatagcaagaccatctCCCACAGGAGgaagtgtgtgaatgtgtgattGGCTTTTCCTTTGGGATATCCTGCTTTTTGCTGTATTTTGATAATCTCTCTATGCCAAGCAAGTTGAATAGAAGTGAGGAGGTCACTTTGGGTAGTCCTTTAATGACATACTTGGGTTTTTGGGAAAGTGATGCAAAGAGCCCCTCCAAGGTCTCTTGTCCATGGTTCGCACAAGTCGGGGAACATATTTCAGAGGCATGCTAACTTGGCTAATGATCTTCATTCTCGAATGACAGCGTCATAGGCTTGTTACCTATGATCCTAAAGTTGTAAGGGCAATTTCAACAGCATTCCAGCAACGGGTTTCTTGGCTATTTTTGATATTTCTTGATTCTTAACTttttgaaaacaaacattttatttgctttataggAACAAGGTCTTAATAAAAAGCCTCCAATGGGAATAGAATATCAGGAAAAAGGCCACATCTATGGTAATTAATGGCAGAAAGTCTGGAGAGTCGGATTCCGCGGGGCTGCTGACAGGTGAACTCTGGTTCTCTGCACACCTGTTTATGGACCATGCAGACTGGTGGGGTGGCAGATGTTAGCCTAAGAGCCCTAGCAGTGCCTGTTGCTTTGTGAGTGGAGATAGAGACTCTCAGATTTAAAAACGGAAAAACATTTCGCAAATTACCATAAATTGTAGCTAATATATAGAAAAACTCATTCGTACTACTTTTCTAAAATAGACATGACTTCAGCAGcagctctgttttgttttgtcttttgagacagtgtctcactctgttgcccaggctggagtgcacttgtTCAATCTCAGTtcagtgcaatctctgcctcctgagttcaagtgattctcctgcctcagcctcctgagtagctgggattacaggcaccagccaccacacccagcttttttttttttttttttttttttaagtagagatggggtttccctatgttggccaggttagtctcgaactcctggactcaagtgatcacccgcctcggccttccaaaatactgggattatgggcatgagccactgtgcctgatctTCAACAGGTCTTTTAAGTGAGAAGTTCTTCAGCTGAGCATTGTGAAGGAGTTGAGTAAAACTCAACTGGCTCTTGTgctcaattttcttttcctctgaacACTGACTACTTTAGGAGCTGCTTCATTCCAATTGCAATTTCATAAAACATAAAGTATTTTAAGGCAAATAAAGGCTGTTAATTCTCTCCTTCCCTCAAACACATGATTTTTAATATTCGaaacaatatttttcaaagttctcTTAACCTGAGATTTCTGTGGTTTGACTCCAGGATCAAAACACAAGGACTttgtattatttcacttataattgttttgtatatttctggtgttaaaaatgtttaaggtTGCTTTCCACTCATAAATACATAATATGTTGaacttaaaatgtgtttattaacCGATTctccataaataaaaataagatgtgtatataaaataattcatctgTTGTATTTAGGGAACCGTATTCGTTGCATGCAAATTTTATTGTTAGTGTTCTTAAAAGTAggagtaggccgggcacggtggctcaagcctgtaatcccagcactttgggaggccgagacgggcggatcacgaggttgggaga is a genomic window of Macaca mulatta isolate MMU2019108-1 chromosome 2, T2T-MMU8v2.0, whole genome shotgun sequence containing:
- the DPPA4 gene encoding developmental pluripotency-associated protein 4 gives rise to the protein MEKAKGKETSTEKSREEDQQTSNQPNMIALPGTSAKGTKEKKSVKGNKVLCPKKKAECSDNPRPQRKIPIPPLPSKLPPVNLIHRDILRAWCQQLKLSSKGQKLDAYKRLCAFAYPNQKDFPSTAKEAKIRKSLKKKLKVEKGETSLQSSETHPPEVALPPAEGPPALEDSTALLEGVNTVVVTTSAPEALLASWARISARARTPEAVESPQEACGVRWCVVHGKSLPADTDGWVHLQFHAGQAWVPEKQEGRVSALFLLPASNFPPPHLEDNMLCPKCVHRNKVLIKSLQWE